ATGTAGCGCCATAACTGCAATGCAAAATAATATAAAAATAAGAAAATAAAGTCAATGTTTCATTGGTTTTCTGTAATAGTTCATGACCAGAAAAGAAAATTGTTTGACCAAAAGAAAAGAAAAGGAAGTGTATGGAAATATATGATATGAAGAGATTTGATACATTTGCAGATTTGATACATATCCAAATGAAATAATTTGCAAATATTCATAATTGAAAAAAACAGCAAAAAAATAACTAGAAATTAGGATATCAAAATTATTTTATACAAATTAGGATAACATTATAATGTATTTTAACAAAATTGAGCTTGGATGGGTCTTAGAAGGATAAAGACTTATGTTCAGGCTTTGGTTGGTATAATGCATTAGAAGAATTTGAAAGATTGATAGGAACAAGAAACACAAGAAACTGTCTCTCACTACGATCGGCAATAACAATGTCATCACTTAACAAAGCGTAGTCGAGAAATGGTCTTTTACCACGGAAATTGAAACTTTCATTTAGTGATGGGAAATATGAAAACGCTCAGAAATTTTATGTGATTTTGCAACAATTTCTTCTTAACTGATGAAGATAGTTCACTTCAGTACTACTATACAACGTAGTAATACGAGTAATATCAGCAGAACTTATCGATATAATAATACCAGTAATATCTGTAAAAACATTTTGTCTTTTAAAACTTGAAGAATAGTTTGCTTTTGTAACTTACCTGGAAAAAATATAAAGACTAAAAGAAAGTTTTAGAACTCTTGAGATAAAACACATATCTGTGATTCAAAACAGGCGAATAATCTTGCTCGTAGTGTAAGGTGTCAACTACCTTAATATATTCTGTTTATGTTTGACAAGAAAAAGAATTGGGCAAAAAGAATTGGTCTTGTGGCTATAGTTGAGTTTTGACCTGTCCTTAACAAAAAAAAAAAAGACATTATCAAAATGGTCAAACGAGTTTGTAGCCAAGATTTAAGAATCTGAGTGTACTGTGAACATCTAAGTTTTATGTACACATGACCAAACCTTAGAAACCATCAAAAATGGAAAAAAGATAATTACTATTACAGTAGAGTTTAGCTTCGAATCCAGGTATATAATAGCAACCCGGCAGAGTAAACACTGCACCCACATCTTACACTATCTTCTCTACTATTACAAACCGTGGAAACAAATGTCTTCAACAAATGGTTAAAAGCTCTCAGATCACACGGAGCTTGGTAAGAAAGGCTGCGCATAGATCCAGGAAGAGAAACTGAGGACCGTTAACTCTCTGTATATCCAGCAAGTACTTCTCTTCCCGAGCTTTGTATAGCTGTTTCAAAATCCAAAGTAGCACAGAAAAATTGTTGGAAGTGGGTGTAATGATATAGGTGAGCATTGTTACTATGAAACAGTTGGTTCAAGTTTTAGGGTCTAGTCTCTGTCCTAGCCGGTTTAGTTTCGGTGATACATGTGAGCATTGTGTGTGTGTGTGCAGTTACCTGAAGTTCAAATTTGATGACGGTGGGTGAGGTCATGGCACAGTCATCTTCAATGATGCTGGAATCATCTCCGAAGTGCAGCTGATTGTTGTCCCTAGTATTCAGACCATCAGCAAAACAAGGAACCCATCGGCATTTCATGTTGTAGTGACCAATCTTCTTCCAACACACATTGAGTTCTTGAAGAGCTTTCAGTACTTCGTTCATGATCTCACGAGGATGCGCTTGGGACTGTTCAAAACACAACGGTATCAGAACAATTATCAGTTTGGCTATGTGCAGGTGAAGAGTACTCATTCATAAACAAGATAACATTTATAAAATCCCCAAAGTTCCAAATAATATATGATAACTCTAACAAGATTCAGCAATCATGAACAAACCTCAAGTCCAAGAGCCCATTTACGGTCACTTGGGACTTGTGATCTTCCTCCCAATCCGTACTGATCCATAGGTGAAGGAACCCATTGGCCTACAGGTGAAGCAGCGGCTTCAGCTGGGCGCATAGGATTGGAACCACTGTCCTAGATGAGTAAAATTGAAAAGGTGAAAGTGTTAGTACAAAACACAAAGGAATTATGCATATTTATATGTTGGAAAGCTATAAACTGAAGAAAGAAAAACACATACTGTTGTCTCCTGAAACTCGGATTCAAGATAGCCACTTGGAACACGGAACCGGTTGTCTAATAGCAGGTAGTATGTAACAGTAGCCTGAAACAAACAGCAAGTGACATTTCTGCAACTATTGTAAACTAGTATATGGACATTACAAGCAGAAACTGCGTACATCGTTTTGTACTCTGTTGCGAAGAGATTCCATAACCTGGTTTCTGTCAAATCCCATGTTAACCACTTCTTGAACTATCTCCTCATTGATCTGCACAATATAAGAGAAATTTGTTACCGCAAGTAAATGTTTTGATTTTCCAAATGGTGCTTGAAGACCAAACCTTTTTGGCATGCTCAACTGTATCTGGTGGAGCAACAGCAAGATAACGAGGAAGATGAGTCTGGAACCAGCGGTGTTGACGGATCTCAGGAATGCTGATTCGTTTCACTGGGTCAACTACAAGCATCCTTGGGATCAGGTCTCTAGCATCAGGTGATAAATGACTTGGAAGAGTGTAAATACCACCCTAGACAGAAAAATAACACCTCAGTTAATTACTTCTCATAATAATGATGAATCAAAGTAGATTGCACAGTACCTTAATTTTCTTGAAAAGGTTGGGAATGTTTTCATCATCAAATGGAAGAGTACCACAGAGTAGAGCATACAATATCACTCCGCAGCTCCATACATCTACTTCAGGCCCAGCGTATAACTTTCCTGATATAACCTTACAACAAGTAGGAAGGTATGATTCAGCTTATAATCCAATGAAAGGAGAAACGAGACATGAGAGTACATAAGATTACTGAATACCTCAGGAGCAGCGTAGTTGGGGCTTCCACAGCTCGTCTTCAGAAAATGACCATCCCTCATGACATTACTCAGTCCAAAATCTGCAATCTTGATATTACACCTCGAGTCCAACAGCAAATTCTCAGGCTTGAGGTCTCTATGGACAACCATATTGCGATGGCAATACTCCACACCAGATATTATCTGCTCGAAGTCAAACACTCAAAACTCAGAGAAGGAGCTACAAGGACAACAGTGGTTGTGTGGGTAAGAGATAGACAAACAAAACCTGCTGGAAAAAGTTACGAGCCTCCTCCTCTTGTAACCTGCCTTTCTCAACAATGTAATCAAAGAGCTCCCCGGACTTGACATACTCCATAACAACGTAAATGTCACTAGGGGTCTCTATGACTTCATACTGCCGAATGATATGATGATGCATAAACAGTCTGAGAATTTTGATCTCCCTCCCCACTATAAGAAAGAAGCAGAGCATTAATATAACTATAAATTAATAAACTCTCATAATCCCAGCATTATTAACCTATAGAGTTTTTACTGTACACAACCAATCATTAAAGGCAACTAGGTTATGTTCAAGAAAAGCTCTGAAGCTTAAGAGTGGCACGTGTTATTATTATTACCTTTCTCTTCCATCTCCATGTTCTTGATCTTACGGCGATTGAGGATCTTGATAGCGACCTTGTGGCCAGTGACGACGTGCTCCGCTATTTTAACTTTGCCGAAAGATCCGATGCCAAGGGTTTTACCAAGCTTGTAGTTTGCTAGAATGGATTCAACTCCATTGCCACCAAATCTATTTGGTGAATGGTCCATTTTCCCCTTCTGTAAACAAAGAGCGTTTGTTATAGTTAAAACTTGCTCCTCAAAATCTACTCAGCGATACAGTCAAGGCACTCATCATCAATTACGTTTAAGCAGGAGAAATTGAGAATCTAGTTGATAGAGAGAGAGAGAGAGAGAGAGAGAGTAAAACAGAAGAATCGTTGAGTTGATATAGAGAGAAATATGAAAAGGTTAGTCTTACTGTGTAATGGTAAAATGTTGGTAAACTCAGATTCCAACTCGTGTGTGTGTGACTCAGAGCTGAGCCAGTCCTTTTGAGTCTTTGATGGTGTGTTGAATCAAGGAAACCAATGTGAATCTGTAAATTGTTTACAGTGCACACAAAAAAATATTTGTTTAATGTACATTTCAGTTATTATTACGTTTTTTTTACTCAAGAAACATTGTTTATTTATGAATAAATTTTAATCAAATATATTAAAACAAAAGGTTATGACTTTGATTCATGTGTGATTTTTTTAAAAAATATACTCTCAAAATCAGTTATCATTCATTTATTACTAATAATATTGTTTAATAATATATCACAACTAATATAATCATAACTCCTACAAAACCGAAATGGTAAACATGACCAATTTTTAATCCTTATTAAATGTAAAATCAATTTATAGATAGTCATTATCAAACCAGTCTGTGGACCAATACATTATCCTATTGTTATTATTCTGAACATGCAATATAAATCAAATTTTGACTAACCCCTTAGACTAACAACGAACACTATACCAAATAGGTTTAATTAATCACCATATGTATACTGCGTTTATAAAAAAATTATATACACCAAATCTGAATTACAGACTAACTAATTGTACCGTAATATTTTACGGGCACAATATATTATAGTGTTAAAAATTTGATGTTTTTAACAGTATCCCAAATTTTTTTATCTATTACCAATTTGATTTAGGTTTTAACAGAAGGTCCAATTTGATTTAAATTTTATATATATTTCAAATTTAGAAATAAAAAATATGTAAAATAGTAATGTTACATAATTATGTTTTCAAAACAAAATTTGTTACAAGAATACAAAATTTGATTTTTTTAATAATAATAATATCATAAATCACATAAACACAGGTATAATAGAGTTAGATAATACATAATTCTAAACTATATTTAATTATTGATAAATTTTGTTTTATAAACTAAAATGATCTAGTATATAAAATAAAACCCGCAGGGTTGTGCGGGTCGAGATCTAGTTTATATTTAAAATACTTCTATGTTTATGTCGTCAAATATGTACATGTTTATGTTATTGGCATATGTCTCAGAATTTCTTGATTAACTGGGAAAAAAAGGAAGAAATGTATCAAATACCAAACCAAAAATTTCAAAACAAACATGCATTAAAGCTTGTGCCGACTGGTTCAAACGCAGCGGTTGTTGTTGCGGGAGTTTACGGAAGCGGGTGGTTGCAGTTTCTAGCGGTTTTAAAAGATTTATACGACTGGTTCTACGGTTAGAAATTGTTGCGTTTGCGGGATACTTATGATTGGTTAACTAATAAATGCAGCAGCGGTTAAATAATAAATTAACACATTTTATATAATTATAAAAATATCAAAAATCTTAATATTATAATAAATGTAAAAATTATATTTAGAAAATTATAGTTTTAAATTTTTAAAAATTATAGAAAATATTTTTATTTTAAATTTTATAATATTATTTAAAATATAATAGATATATTTTCGTATTTTATAATTCCAATTTAAGTTTTTTATTAATATTTTTATTTTTGTATATATATTGTTTTTTTTAAAAGAAAAAAATTATCCTCCCGCAACCGCAAACGCTAGCTGGAATTAGCTTTTGAATTTATGAGGTTTAGGACGGTTTAAATCAGTTTAGAACGGTCTGAGTGATTGTTGCAAAACGTCAACAACCACAAAAACTGCATTTGCGGGTTCTTTTCTCCCTTTCAAAAATGAAAACAAAAGAAAATTGAAATGATTGAAGTGACCATGTATGGGGGCTGACGCCTGCCCAGTGCCGGAAGGTCAAGTTAGCCAGATTAGTCAACATTTATATGTTTTGATGCAACAACAAGAGAAAACCAGTCATACTCCTAACGTGAGGAATGAAATAGCATTCAATTATTTTAAAAGACTACATTTTGATGCTGTTTAGAGTTCATCTATTTTCTAAAAGTATATTGGTGGTTAGAGATATTTCTTTCCCAACATGTGATTGTTATGAAGTTCACTTCATTCGTCTGCTTTGCCGACAGAACACAAAAACGCATACAAAATATTGACAAAAACGAGGTTCAATAAGATTCACATGTTAGATGAATAGAGCATAACAGTCTATGTAGTATCCCTATCTATAATAATCCAAGCCTTTTGGAGTGATTCATGAAACATCTCATCAAGTCTATTGTTTGTATATTACATATCTCCAATAAGACTCTTCCTTTGAAAGAAAAAAAAAAGTTTATGCACAGATAGTGGTGTAACGTCTCCAGCTAAATGAATTCAGTAGGAGGGAATGGCTGCGAAACGGTACCCTTCGGCTCCTCTCCACGAATAGTAAGCAATCCGAGTCTCATAGAACCCTGTATCCCACACAATTGTGAAACGTGTTAAGGCCATTAAAATCACCCGTTTACTCATGAAGCACAAATGCATAAAGAGAAAAAAACAAAGAGACGAATCATTTCATCAGAGACAAATAACAAAAGCTGTGTGCATACTAACTCGATTCAACTCACTCAATATATACATCAAACAACGGAATCCA
This genomic interval from Brassica oleracea var. oleracea cultivar TO1000 chromosome C2, BOL, whole genome shotgun sequence contains the following:
- the LOC106322867 gene encoding SNF1-related protein kinase catalytic subunit alpha KIN11-like, whose translation is MDHSPNRFGGNGVESILANYKLGKTLGIGSFGKVKIAEHVVTGHKVAIKILNRRKIKNMEMEEKVGREIKILRLFMHHHIIRQYEVIETPSDIYVVMEYVKSGELFDYIVEKGRLQEEEARNFFQQIISGVEYCHRNMVVHRDLKPENLLLDSRCNIKIADFGLSNVMRDGHFLKTSCGSPNYAAPEVISGKLYAGPEVDVWSCGVILYALLCGTLPFDDENIPNLFKKIKGGIYTLPSHLSPDARDLIPRMLVVDPVKRISIPEIRQHRWFQTHLPRYLAVAPPDTVEHAKKINEEIVQEVVNMGFDRNQVMESLRNRVQNDATVTYYLLLDNRFRVPSGYLESEFQETTDSGSNPMRPAEAAASPVGQWVPSPMDQYGLGGRSQVPSDRKWALGLESQAHPREIMNEVLKALQELNVCWKKIGHYNMKCRWVPCFADGLNTRDNNQLHFGDDSSIIEDDCAMTSPTVIKFELQLYKAREEKYLLDIQRVNGPQFLFLDLCAAFLTKLRVI